The DNA segment CCCTGAAATCAACGGCCACCGGCGCACCCAGGTGCGCACCGCCGTCGGGACCGGACTGTTCGACTTCGGGTTCCGGGACGGCGCAGCCGACCAGGCCCGCCTGCAGCACCCCCTGGGAATCACGGCGCTCCCCGATGGGTCGGTCGCCATCGCCGATACCTACAACGGCGCGGTACGGCGCTTCGACCCCGCCACCGGACAGGTCTCAACCCTGGCACGCGGGCTCTCAGAGCCGTGCGACGTCCTCGTGGACCTCACTCCCACCGCGTCGGGCAGCGAGCCGCTCCTGATCGTGGTGGAAGCCAACCGCCACCAGCTGGTGCGGGTGCCCATCCCCAAGGAGGCGCTGGCCGTCGACGAAGGGGCTTCCCAGACGCAGCGCCCGCAGACCCCCGTCGCTCCGGGCACGCACGCGCTGACCGTCCGGTTCGCCGCCCCGAAGGGTCAGAAGCTCGACGACCGGTGGGGCGACCCCACGCAGTTGAAGATCTCCTCGTCACCCGAGACGCTGCTGCTCTCCGGCGGTGGGACGTCGGTGGGCCTGACCCGCGAGCTGATTCTGAACGACGCCGTCACCGAGGGTGTCCTGCACATCACCGCGCGGGCGGCCGCCTGCGACGGTGAGCCGGGCGGCGAGATCCCCGACCACGCGGCCTGCCACCTGTACCAGCAGGACTGGGGTATCCCGGTGCGGTTGAGCTCTGACGGTGAGACTGAACTGACGCTGGACCTGCGCGGCCTCGACTAGACCCGGTCCACTTTCACCGGTGCAATCAGTTCTGGCCCGCAGGCACCGGTCCGGTCAGTTCTGGACCGCTAGTACTGGACGACCGGGGTGACGGTAACGTCGTCGCCGTCCACTGATAAGCGGGCGGTGAATCCGAATTCGCGGGGAACCGTGACCGCCTCGATGGTGCCGGTGAACAGGTCCTGCAGCGAGGTGGTCAGTTCAGCGGTGCCTGAGAGCGGCTCTATCTCCCAGCTGCCGTCAAACGGTTCAATGGCCACTGTCGGATACTCGGTGATGGCCCAGCGGATGTCTCCGGCCACCCGGCTTTCGGTCTGGAAGTTGAATGGACAGTTCGCCGGCTGGAAAACGGTCTGTGCCGCGCATTCGTCGAGGAAGCGCCGTACCTGGGCGGTGACCTCTTCCACCAGAACGTCGGTGGCAGCGGTGGACAGGGCCATCTGGTGGCCCTCAGAACGCTCGGTGACCGCCACCGTTTGCGCCGGTGCGGCGAAGTAATCGCTGGTGTAGTGGGCTTCAAAGCTGCCCGGGTAGAACACGGCGAACTGGTTCCTGCCCTCCGGCATCGCGACCCGGGTGTCGTTGAGGGTGGCTTCGCCCTGGTTAATGACCGTGAGGTCGACGGTGGGCAGCATGGTGGGCACGAGCTCCCACGTATCGAAGAAGAGCCATTCGGCGCCGGTACGCTCCAGCGGGAAGGTCGTGGCGTGCTCGGTGCCACGAACCGTGTAGGTGACGGTGACGTCCGCCCGGTTGTCCCCGACCGGCACCGCGTCGCCGACCACGACGTCCTCGACCGCAGCGGCTGACTGCTGGAGCGGGGCGCCGTCGAGCATTGCCGCGTTGGCGGCTGGCACGGAGGCGTTCAGCAGGCCCAGCGCGCGTTCGCCGTCGCCGTTGGAGAGGGCCTCAAGGTAGTCGTGCACCTGCTCCTCAGGGCTGAAAATAAACGAGTTGGCAACCACCACCGCCGTGATCGCCCCCGCGATCACCAACAGCAGCCCAAGCAGCCAGGCTGCGAGGACTTTGATCACCGAGGACGTTTGCACGCTCATCACGTTACCTGTTGAGCGCGGCGTGCCTACCAACGACGTCGGCTGCGCCTCCGCAGCGTTCCGAATAACCCTCGTGCCAGCTCGGCTCCGATCGCTCCCGCCGCCTGCAGCGCGAAGTCGATAAGTTCGCCGGTTGGCATGCTGGGCCAGCACGTCCGCCGGCACCCGCCACCAACCCATGACGGTTCATCATGGCCAGTAACAGCCGCACCTCCGCCTCGGGGTACGGCGTGCCGTCGAGCAGCGCCGCCCCGAGGTGGATTGAAGGACCCTCGAACGTGTAGCCGGAGATGATCCCGGCTATCAGCTCCGACTCCTCAGGCGGTGCGATCTCCTCATCTTCCGTCATGGCCTACCGCGGAAGGTCAGCTGGCTGCGGCGTGCTTGCCGCCACCGTTCTGATCACTGCCGTCATTACCGTTGGCTGCAGCAGCCTGCGAGCCGCCCGAGCCGTGGCCGTTTACCCGGTCGGCCTCCTGGGCGGTGGCGATCTCCTCGGCGCGTTCCTCGCCTGCCTCGGCCGTGAGGGCGGCGCCGGCCTCGGCGTCACGGGTGAGGTTCTCGCCGGACTCGGGGTCGAACAGGTGCAGCTTCCGCGTGTCGAGCCAGATCTCGGCCTCGCGACCGCCGCGGATGCGGCTGGCGGCGTCGAGTGTGACCACAATCTGAGGGCGCAGCTCATCGGCGTCCATCTCGCGAGCCAGGTTGTTGAGCAGCTCGCGCATCTCCGGGTCCGGATTGAAGTTGATGTAGCCGTACTGTTCGTTGCCGAGCCACTCGGTGTGGGTGAGGGTGGCCGTGAAGATGGAGCCGTGGGGCAGCTTGGACTCCTCGACCAGTTTCGCGTCCTCGAAGAACTCGGGCCGCACACCCACCAGGACCACCTTCTTGCCTTCGACCTTCGCCAGCTTGTCGGCGGGAACATCGAGCTCGCCGAGGACGGTCTGTAGCTTGCCGTTCTCGATGGTCGCGGGGATGAAGTTCATAGACGGCGAGCCAATGAACCCGGCCACGAAGAGGTTGCGTGGCTGCTCGTACAGTTCACGCGGGGAAGCGATCTGCTGCAGCTCGCCCATCTTCAGCACTGCCACCCGGTCGCCCAGGGTCATGGCCTCGGTCTGGTCGTGGGTCACGTAAACACTGGTGACCCCGAGCCGACGCTGCATCTGGGAGATCTCGGAGCGCATCTGCCCGCGCAGCTTTGCATCCAGGTTGGAGAGTGGCTCGTCAAAGAGGAACGCGTCGGCCTGGCGCACGATGGCCCGGCCCATGGCAACCCGCTGGCGCTGGCCACCGGAAAGATTGGCTGGCTTCCGCTGCAGGTGGTCGGTCAGTTCAAGGGTGGACGCAGCCTCGGTGACAAGCTTCTTGACCTGCTCCTCGCTGTGTTTGCCCTTCGCGAGGCGCAGCGGGAAGGCAATGTTCTCGTACACCGTCAGGTGCGGGTAGAGGGCGTAGTTCTGGAACACCATGGCCAGATTGCGGTCCCGGGGTGCCTTGTCGTTGACGCGCTCACCGTCGATCAGCAGCTCGCCGTCGGTGATGTCTTCCAGGCCCACGATCATGCGCAGGAGGGTCGACTTGCCACAGCCCGAGGGGCCCACCAGGATGATGAACTCGCCGTCGGCGATGTCGATGCTGATGTCATTGACGGCGGGGAACCCGTCGCCATATTTCTTGACCAGGTTGTTGAGGGTAATTGAAGCCATTTTCTGGTGATCCTTTTCTATATATCTGGCGCAAGTGGCTGGGACTGCGCCTCTAGCCCTTGACGGCGCCCGAGGTCAGGCCGGAAACGATTTGGCGTTGGAACAGCAGTACCAACAGAACGATCGGGATGGTGACGATGATCGCAGCGGCCGAGATGGCACCGGTGGGTGACTCGAACTGCGAGGCGCCGGTGAAGAATGCCAGCGCCGCCGGGACCGGCCGGGCGGCCTCGGTGGAGGTCAGCGAGATGCCGTAGACGAAGTCGTTCCACGCGATGAAGAACGCGATGATCGCCGTCGTGAAGACCCCGGGTGCGGCCAACGGGACGATGGCCTTGCGGAAGGCCTGCCAGGTGGTGGCGCCGTCGACCTGTGCCGCCTGCTCCAACTCCCACGGAATCTGCCGGAAGAACGCGGCAAGCGTCCAGATGGAGATCGGCAGGGTCAGGGACAGGTAGGGGATGATCAGCCCGAGCCACGTGTCATACAGCCCGATGTTGCGCCAGAGATTGAACAGCGGGGTCACGATCGAGATCACGGGGAAGATCGAGACCGCCAGCGCGGTGGTAAGGACCAGCTTCTTCCCGGGGAAATCGAGGCGGGCAATCGCATAGGCGCACAGGGTGGCCAGGACAACCGCAATCGCCGTCGCGATGAGCGAGATGCCGATTGAGTTCCGCAGTGATGTCAGGAACAACTCCTGCGCGTCGCCGACCAGGATTTGCTCGTAGTTGGAGATGGTGGCGGCCCCCGACGAGGGAAGGAAGCTTCCGTTGGTGAGGTCGCTGGGGGACTTGAAGGAGGTGGCCAGGATGGAGGCCACCGGGAACAGTGCGTAAACCAGCACCAGGACCGAGATGACCGCCCACCAGATCTTTTCGCGACGGGAAGACATTATTTTTCTCCTCTCGTGCCGGCAAGATCCACTTTGAAGATCTTGATGGCAGCGAAACTGATCAGTATGACGCAGAGGAACAGCAGGACCGACACGGCCGAGCCGAGGCCGATCTCGAGGCGGCTGATCGACGTCCGGTAGGCGAGGAGCGAGAGCACTTCGGTGTTGTTCTCGCCATTGGTCATGATGAACACGTTGTCGAATATTCGGAACGCATCGAGGGCCCTGAAGAGCACGGCGACCATGATGGCCGCCTTCATGTTCGGGATGACCACCTTGCGCATCTGCTCCCACCAGGTGGCGCCGTCGACCTTGGCGGCCTCGGTCAGCTCATCGGGGACCTGCGCCAGACCGGCCAGCAGCAGCAGGGAGATGAAGGGGGTGGTCTTCCAGATTTCGGAAGCCATAATGACGAAGAGCGAGGTGCCGGTCTGTGCGAACCAGTTCAGGTCCGAGTCGATGCCGGGCACCCAGTCGAACCAGGCGTTCACGTACCCCGAGTTGATATCGAACGCGTAGAACCAGGCGTAGGCGGAGACCACCGTGATGATGCCGTAGGGCACCAGGATCGCGGTCCGGAGAATGCCCTTGAGGGACTTCAGCGCCTTGCTCATCACCAATGCCAGGGCGAACCCAAGCACCAGTTCGACGGCGACAGTGATCACGGTGATCAGGACGGTGACGAGGAGGCCCTGCCACCAGACGCTGTCCCCGAGGATGGTGATGTAGTTGGCGAACCAGATGAATTCACGCTCATCGGGAGCGGTGAGCCGGAACGCGAACAGGGATTCGAAGAACGCCTGCAGGATCGGGTAGAGCGTCACCAGCAGCATCACCACGAAGGCGGGGCCCGCGAGGTACCAGCCCATCCGCCGCTCGGCTCTGACCCGGTCGCTGTGCTGTTTCTTCGCCCTCTTGTCCTTGTCCGGATTCGGTGTCTTGCCGGCGTCGGGCTTGTTGATCGTTGAGCTACTCACAGTAGCCTCTCCCCTCTGAGCACTGCGGTGATGAACTCCTGGGACCGTTCGGGGGTTGTGTCAGGATCCACTTCGTTCGGTGGTGACCATTCCTGCTGCAGTCCGGTGGAGATTTCGTTGTAGAACGGTGTCTGGGGGCGTGGTGCTGCGAGTTCGAGGGAGTCCCGGATTGTCGTCGCCATCGGGAAGTCTTCCTCAATGGCTGGGTCCTCGTACGCCTCCGAGTTGGACGGCGGGTTGCCGTTGGTGATGAAGTACTCGGTCTGGTTTTCCGGCTGGACGATGCATTCGATTGCCTCGTAGGCCAGGTCCGGGTTGTCGCTGTCTGCGCCGACGCCAAGGTTAATCCCGCCCAGTGGTGGGGCGGCGTCCTCGCCTTCGGTGACGGCGGGGAACAGGGCCCAGCCGATGTCGTCGACTACAGACTGGTCAATCGACCCCGCTTCGACGGCGCCAAGGGTGGCGGGCCAGACGAACGGGTAGTTGACCATGAAGGACCCGTCGTCGCCCTGGAACAGGGTCAACGAGGTGTTCTCGGTGGAGGTCGGCAGGCCCGGGCCGCCGAGGCCCTCGGTCCCGATGGTCCCGATGATACGTGCCGCCTCCTGGCCGGCCTCGGAGGTGAGGCCAAGCTCCAGTTCGTCGGCAGGGGCCTCGGGGTTCTCGAGGATCTGGCCACCGGCGGATTCCACCAGTGCGTTGATCCAGACGGTCATCGATTCGGCTGGCGAACCCTGGACCCCGAGGAGCTTGTCCTGCTCGGTGGCTGCGTCGATCAGCTGGTCCCAGGTGACCGGCTGGGACATGTCCAGCCCGGCGGCCTCGGCAACCGATTCGCGGTACCAGAGGATCTGGGTGTTGGCCCAGAAGGGGACGGTCACCAGTTCGTCCTTCCAGGTGGCACCGGCGAGGGCGCCTTCGAGGACATTCTCGGAGAAGAGGTCCACCGAATCCTCGGGGATGGGTGCCAGAAAGCCGGGCTCCGCAAGCTCGGGGATGAACGGCGGGTCAATGCTCATGATGTCCATTGACGTGTCCCCGGCCGCGAGACGGCGGGCGAGCTGTTCGCGCTGGGCGGCAGCATCGGTCGGGAGGAGCGACGTCTCAATCCGGTAGGCGCCGTCGGCCTCTTCGGTGCAGCTGGCGGCAATCGCTGCCTGCCCGCCCGCATCGGGATTGATGTACCAGGTCAGCGTCGTGACGCTTTCTGCCGGACCACAGCCCGTCAGCAGCATCGTTCCCATTGCCAGTGTTGCCACAGCCGCCGCCTTCGGCCTGCTCCGGACTGGATCGATTTTCCTTCGCCTGATCGGCATTCCCACCGTGCCTCCACATCGTTGTAGATAGCCCGGTCGCCCTAGGTACAGTAGGCGATCCGGAGCAACCTTGTCTTTGAGACCATATGCCCTGTGTGCGAAATTCGCCACAACATCAGGTTGCAATCCGGGCAGGGTTGAGGTGGAAAGGTGCCCCTGAACGTAAGCGCTTACTGAAGCAGTGCTGAATTATTCAGCGCGTGGGGTGGCCGCTCGAGGCCGTAGACAACGCTCTCGGCGGGGTCGTTGCCGAGGTCGACGATGCGGTTCTGCCCATCGACATGCACCACGGTGGGCAGGTACTCATGCGCTTCGGCGTCGGTGAGCTGCGCATAGGTGATGAGGATGACCGTGTCACCCTGGTGGACCAGATGCGCCGCAGGACCATTGATGCCCAGCACTCCCGAACCGCGTTCACCGGCGATGGTGTAAGTCTCCAGGCGTGCGCCATTGGTGACGTCGACAATCGAGACCATCTCTCCGGGGAGGATGTCTGCCGCTTCGAGCAGGTCAAGGTCCACGGTGACGGACCCCACGTAATGAAGGTCGGCGTGGGTTACCGTCGCGCGGTGGATTTTGGACTTAAACATTGTGCGATTCATCAGAATCAAGTATACGGTCGCCGCGGAGGACCGGCTATGTGGTGTTGCGCACTGGCAGCTCGACCGCATCCACACTGGCCCGCTCCCACTTTCCGAGCGTTGGCTCCAGCGGGTTGCGGGCGGCTGGTCGACGTAGCGTGCAGGTCCTCCCACTTCCTGGTGCCCGACGACGTCGTGAACCAGGAGTGTCCCCCGAAGACACGCCCCTCGGGTGCCAGAACCAGGGGAAACCTGCACGGCCCAGCCCCTCACGCATCCGGGGCCTTCCGGAGGGCGCGGCCCATGATCGCGGACGTCAGCGCGGCCACCAGTTCCTGGTTGGCCAGGGGGTTGCTGAGCAGGGTGAAGTCCACGGCGCCGACCGCGGGGAGGTCGAAGCGGTTGCTGACCTGGACCAGGTCCTCAGGGATGAGGGATTGCGGGAAAACGGCCAGACCAATGCCGGCACGCGCTGCGGCCAGGACCCCATTGATCTCCCGGGTGTTGCAGGTGATGCGCCAGGTCCTGCCGGCCTTTTCCAGAGCATCGATGGTCATCTGACGGGTGAGGCTGGGGGACTGGTAGACGATCAACGGAACCGGTGCGCCGTCCTCCAGGGTGGTCTTCCCGTGACCTGCCCAGACCAGCTGGTCGCTCTGCACCAGGGTTCCCTCGCCGGTGCCGCTCATGTACTTGATGAAAATCAGGTCCACCTGGCCGGCCCGCAGCCGGCGCAGCAGCAGGGGGCTCTGGGTGACGGTGAGCTCGAGGTTGATCTGCGGGTAGAGCTGACGGAAATGACGGAGGATGCGGGGAAGCTGGGTGACGGCCAGATCATCGGCCACGCCAAACCTGAGGCGGCCCCGCATGGCCGAGCCGGAAAAGTACGCCACGGCCTGTTCCTGCGCCGCGAGGATGGTCCGGGCGAACCCTGCCATCGCGTCACCGTTGTCGGTCAGGCTGACGCCCCGGGTGTCCCGCAAGATCAGTTGGCGCCCCGCGGCCTCCTCCAGCTTCCGGATGTGCTGGCTGACCGTGGGCTGGCTCAGGTTTAACCGGCCCGCTGCGCCGGTGAAGCTGAGGGTTTCCGCCACGGCGAGGAACGTTCTGAGCTGAACCGGGTCATACAATGGCGGGCCCATCTATTACGTTTTCGAATACGAGTTATAGCCACCATACGCTTTCATGATGAATCGGCGGTGCGTAGCGTGGAAAGCGTTCCCCCACTCCCAGCACAGGAAGACACCTTGGCACCCCCACCCCCCTCCGCCGGCCCGGCCGGGGACCCCACGCTGACCGCACCCATGCCGATCACCAGCGCGCGCCCTGCTTGGCGCGACACCTTCATCTCCCTCCGCATCCCCAATTTCCGCCGGTTCGCGATCTCCCACCTGATCGCCGTCATCGCGATGTGGATGCAACGAATTGCCCAGGACTGGATGGTGCTGGAGCTCTCCGGATCGGTCACTGCCGTCGGCATCACCGTGGCCCTGCAGTTCGCCCCGTTCCTCCTCCTGGGGCCCTACGGTGGGATCATCGCGGACCGCTACCCCAAACGCATCCTCCTGATCATCACGCAGAGCCTGGCGGCACTGATGGCCGCGGTGATGGCTGTCCTCGCCCTGACCGGGCTTGTGGAGGTATGGCATGTCTATGTCATCGCGTTCACCCTGGGGCTGGTCACCGTGGTCGATG comes from the Arthrobacter sp. CAN_C5 genome and includes:
- a CDS encoding ABC transporter ATP-binding protein → MASITLNNLVKKYGDGFPAVNDISIDIADGEFIILVGPSGCGKSTLLRMIVGLEDITDGELLIDGERVNDKAPRDRNLAMVFQNYALYPHLTVYENIAFPLRLAKGKHSEEQVKKLVTEAASTLELTDHLQRKPANLSGGQRQRVAMGRAIVRQADAFLFDEPLSNLDAKLRGQMRSEISQMQRRLGVTSVYVTHDQTEAMTLGDRVAVLKMGELQQIASPRELYEQPRNLFVAGFIGSPSMNFIPATIENGKLQTVLGELDVPADKLAKVEGKKVVLVGVRPEFFEDAKLVEESKLPHGSIFTATLTHTEWLGNEQYGYINFNPDPEMRELLNNLAREMDADELRPQIVVTLDAASRIRGGREAEIWLDTRKLHLFDPESGENLTRDAEAGAALTAEAGEERAEEIATAQEADRVNGHGSGGSQAAAANGNDGSDQNGGGKHAAAS
- a CDS encoding carbohydrate ABC transporter permease; amino-acid sequence: MSSRREKIWWAVISVLVLVYALFPVASILATSFKSPSDLTNGSFLPSSGAATISNYEQILVGDAQELFLTSLRNSIGISLIATAIAVVLATLCAYAIARLDFPGKKLVLTTALAVSIFPVISIVTPLFNLWRNIGLYDTWLGLIIPYLSLTLPISIWTLAAFFRQIPWELEQAAQVDGATTWQAFRKAIVPLAAPGVFTTAIIAFFIAWNDFVYGISLTSTEAARPVPAALAFFTGASQFESPTGAISAAAIIVTIPIVLLVLLFQRQIVSGLTSGAVKG
- a CDS encoding carbohydrate ABC transporter permease encodes the protein MSSSTINKPDAGKTPNPDKDKRAKKQHSDRVRAERRMGWYLAGPAFVVMLLVTLYPILQAFFESLFAFRLTAPDEREFIWFANYITILGDSVWWQGLLVTVLITVITVAVELVLGFALALVMSKALKSLKGILRTAILVPYGIITVVSAYAWFYAFDINSGYVNAWFDWVPGIDSDLNWFAQTGTSLFVIMASEIWKTTPFISLLLLAGLAQVPDELTEAAKVDGATWWEQMRKVVIPNMKAAIMVAVLFRALDAFRIFDNVFIMTNGENNTEVLSLLAYRTSISRLEIGLGSAVSVLLFLCVILISFAAIKIFKVDLAGTRGEK
- a CDS encoding extracellular solute-binding protein codes for the protein MGTMLLTGCGPAESVTTLTWYINPDAGGQAAIAASCTEEADGAYRIETSLLPTDAAAQREQLARRLAAGDTSMDIMSIDPPFIPELAEPGFLAPIPEDSVDLFSENVLEGALAGATWKDELVTVPFWANTQILWYRESVAEAAGLDMSQPVTWDQLIDAATEQDKLLGVQGSPAESMTVWINALVESAGGQILENPEAPADELELGLTSEAGQEAARIIGTIGTEGLGGPGLPTSTENTSLTLFQGDDGSFMVNYPFVWPATLGAVEAGSIDQSVVDDIGWALFPAVTEGEDAAPPLGGINLGVGADSDNPDLAYEAIECIVQPENQTEYFITNGNPPSNSEAYEDPAIEEDFPMATTIRDSLELAAPRPQTPFYNEISTGLQQEWSPPNEVDPDTTPERSQEFITAVLRGERLL
- the panD gene encoding aspartate 1-decarboxylase; its protein translation is MNRTMFKSKIHRATVTHADLHYVGSVTVDLDLLEAADILPGEMVSIVDVTNGARLETYTIAGERGSGVLGINGPAAHLVHQGDTVILITYAQLTDAEAHEYLPTVVHVDGQNRIVDLGNDPAESVVYGLERPPHALNNSALLQ
- a CDS encoding LysR substrate-binding domain-containing protein, producing the protein MYDPVQLRTFLAVAETLSFTGAAGRLNLSQPTVSQHIRKLEEAAGRQLILRDTRGVSLTDNGDAMAGFARTILAAQEQAVAYFSGSAMRGRLRFGVADDLAVTQLPRILRHFRQLYPQINLELTVTQSPLLLRRLRAGQVDLIFIKYMSGTGEGTLVQSDQLVWAGHGKTTLEDGAPVPLIVYQSPSLTRQMTIDALEKAGRTWRITCNTREINGVLAAARAGIGLAVFPQSLIPEDLVQVSNRFDLPAVGAVDFTLLSNPLANQELVAALTSAIMGRALRKAPDA